The following coding sequences lie in one Musa acuminata AAA Group cultivar baxijiao chromosome BXJ3-1, Cavendish_Baxijiao_AAA, whole genome shotgun sequence genomic window:
- the LOC103983507 gene encoding protein LNK2 isoform X2: protein MFDWDDQHQVGESIWAEFPENEDDIVPFPKGAEESTLSILGNYGRKQRNEEASIGLRSNEQSSGSKNNFLESNQDNNSTFITNEELSAAQLDADSWPDLPSLSTALDREYNDPRNRGSLGTHLMLDISEATNLDKMRVQLDGPSEMFGNDKDEKDNESYLDCDWAHIGDIEDLDKIFSGNDSIFGHEMVSNAAEFLSASSDVVNSTIQSIPLPDMPLSKDQHFGLDPSSLHLDELSSGKEIPEDKTADSTLRTGSKYCEAQNLFSDKSNSQKRPLMSDKKAEEKEKTKHLKNISATWSCNTNESPQLPSSTMSTCSETPTNTFQTTVQRQVRAPANNGQLDSPNLFMFCGDGYAAYPFQHVYMKRNQEKPLSFGHKPLMYFPKSSNALDSPSDMASRQPKMTPQEKIEKLRRRQQIQAMLAIQQQQQQFAHPNTAIDSLVPQVCSSRKQTQESMTTSSAVDGSANKLTSPEQNILFDQEESWRVSTINEDHSLEEMIYYQLQDALGQLDIRIRLCIRDSLFRLARSAMERQSASDTSSSNKNSRDEEELPADDETKRLCRSSVLSEAETHTNPIDRTVAHLLFKPSELFTRPVKEELPQSPVAYDPVPNASIHAQEDYPGNTGEMEMQPSA, encoded by the exons ATGTTTGATTGGGACGACCAGCATCAG GTAGGGGAGTCAATATGGGCTGAATTTCCTGAGAATGAGGATGATATTGTCCCTTTTCCTAAGGGTGCTGAAGAGAGTACATTATCTATTTTGGGGAATTATGGCAGGAAACAGAGAAATGAAGAAGCAAGCATTGGCTTAAGGTCCAATGAACAGAGTTCAGgatctaaaaataattttctggAGAGTAATCAGGACAATAATTCTACTTTTATTACAAATGAAGAACTTTCTGCTGCACAACTTGATGCAGATTCATGGCCTGATTTGCCTTCTTTAAGCACTGCACTTGATAGAGAATACAATGATCCTCGTAATAGAGGGTCTTTGGGAACACATCTGATGCTTGATATCAGTGAAGCAACAAACCTTGACAAAATGAGAG TGCAGCTAGATGGTCCATCTGAAATGTTTGGTAATGACAAAGATGAGAAAGATAATGAGAGTTACCTTGATTGTGACTGGGCTCATATTGGAGATATTGAAGATCTTGACAAAATATTCAG TGGAAATGACTCCATATTTGGACATGAAATGGTTAGCAATGCAGCAGAGTTTCTGTCAGCATCTTCTGATGTGGTTAATAGCACTATACAGTCAATTCCTCTGCCC GATATGCCATTAAGCAAGGACCAACATTTTGGCCTGGATCCTTCCTCTTTGCATCTTGATGAACTTTCTTCTGGGAAAGAAATTCCAGAAGATAAG ACAGCAGATAGTACTCTCAGAACTGGAAGCAAATACTGTGAAGCACAAAATCTGTTTTCAGATAAG TCTAATAGCCAAAAGAGACCTCTGATGTCAGATAAAAAAgctgaagaaaaagagaagactAAACACTTAAAAAACATTAGTGCCACATGGTCCTGCAACACAAACGAAAGCCCGCAACTTCCAAGCTCTACCATGAGTACCTGCTCTGAAACTCCAACAAACACTTTTCAGACAACAGTACAAAGGCAAGTCAGAGCTCCTGCTAACAATGGACAGCTAGACTCCCCAAATCTGTTTATGTTTTGTGGCGATGGATATGCAGCATATCCTTTCCAACATGTTTATATGAAAAGGAACCAAGAAAAACCACTTTCTTTTGGTCATAAGCCTTTAATGTATTTCCCAAAGAGTTCAAACGCATTAGATAGCCCATCTGATATGGCTTCAAGACAACCGAAAATGACGCCCCAAGAAAAGATAGAAAAGCTGAGAAGGCGTCAGCAAATACAGGCAATGCTTGCCATtcagcagcaacagcaacaatTTGCTCATCCAAATACCGCTATTGATTCATTGGTTCCCCAAGTGTGCTCATCTAGGAAACAGACTCAGGAATCTATGACTACCTCATCTGCAGTCGATGGTAGTGCAAATAAGCTTACGTCACCAGAACAGAACATACTATTTGATCAAGAAGAGTCCTGGAGGGTCTCCACCATAAATGAGGATCACTCTCTAGAAGAAATGATATATTATCAGCTTCAAGATGCTCTCGGGCAG TTGGACATTAGAATCCGGCTTTGTATTCGAGATAGTTTGTTTCGTCTAGCACGAAGTGCTATGGAAAGACAAAGTGCTAGTGACACAAGTAGTTCGAACAAAAATAGTAGGGATGAAGAAGAGCTTCCTGCAGATGATGAGACAAAGAGGCTATGTAG AAGTTCAGTGTTGTCGGAGGCAGAAACACATACAAATCCCATTGACCGGACTGTGGCTCACCTGCTTTTTAAGCCTTCAGAACTATTCACAAGACCTGTCAAAGAGGAACTACCACAGTCACCTGTTGCATATGACCCTG TTCCAAACGCATCTATACACGCTCAAGAAGATTATCCTGGGAACACTGGAGAAATGGAAATGCAACCTTCAGCCTAA
- the LOC103983491 gene encoding protein ALTERED PHOSPHATE STARVATION RESPONSE 1 — protein MGCAQSKIENEESVVRCKNRKLFMRDAVASRNAFAAAQAAYAVALKNTGAALSEFGQSELHDHGQSHASAAAASSSSSSSSVAVGMKPSLPPPPPPPPSDSSTSPAAPIQRSASMPADFAISKSKKKSLGKIPADASIREEDEAEHADDDHSAARSSSPAPPPQPQPQPQPAPPAPPPSSETWAYIFGSNDHMIPPNLSQPEETTWRETIEKEQEKRAPPSPVRTDGAPGDETQATPTKVVDEPSPPPPSKQVKKVKHGGSADHQHAASAGASETKRSKTPAPSVNLIQILNELDDHFLKASESAHEVSKMLEATRMHYHSNFADNRGHIDHSAILMRVITWNRSIKGLSQDVVKDDFDNDEWETHAAILDKMLAWEKKLYDEVKAGELMKIDYQKKLALLNKQKKHGANSMALEKIKSVVSHLHTRYIVDMQSMDSTVSEINRLRDDQLYPRLKELVNGMAKMWETMRFHHGSQLKIIKEIRGLDIPLAPRETSKQHHNRTVQLWKMVGEWDSQFDKLMSNQKDYIKALNRWLNLNVVPIERSSRKDASSPPEQADPLIKTLLHAWHDQLENLPVDRAKSSLSTFSGAVQAIMLCQVEELNLKLKWDDAHRDCERKKHEFDVWHHKYTERITATSSDEVNPETVEGATQQDLVSEKKAVVDNAESKLRASEESYRKQCKIVRDKSLTSLKTHLPELFRAMLDFASSCAEMYKRLSSIRESQSLVND, from the exons ATGGGGTGCGCGCAGTCGAAGATCGAGAACGAGGAGTCGGTGGTGCGGTGTAAGAATCGGAAGCTGTTCATGCGGGACGCCGTCGCATCCCGCAACGCCTTCGCAGCCGCCCAGGCCGCCTACGCTGTCGCCCTCAAGAACACCGGTGCTGCACTCTCCGAGTTCGGCCAGAGCGAGCTCCATGACCACGGTCAGTCTCATGCCTCCGCCGCAGCCGcttcttcctcctcgtcctcctcctccgtcgCCGTTGGGATGAAGCCATCACTCCCTCCGCCTCCCCCTCCTCCCCCTTCCGACTCATCCACCTCCCCTGCCGCCCCCATCCAGCGCTCCGCCAGCATGCCCGCTGACTTCGCGATCTCCAAATCCAAGAAGAAATCCCTCGGCAAAATCCCCGCCGATGCCTCGATCCGAGAGGAGGATGAAGCGGAACACGCCGATGACGATCATTCCGCTGCCAGGAGCTCCTCCCCTGCTCCGCCGCCTCAGCCTCAGCCTCAACCTCAACCCGCTCCGCCGGCTCCGCCGCCCTCCTCCGAAACCTGGGCCTATATTTTTGGGTCAAACGATCACATGATACCGCCCAACCTTAGCCAGCCGGAAGAGACCACATGGAGGGAGACGATAGAGAAAGAGCAGGAGAAAAGGGCGCCTCCATCTCCTGTGAGAACCGATGGAGCTCCTGGTGATGAAACACAAGCGACGCCTACAAAGGTTGTCGATGAACCTTCTCCTCCGCCACCGTCAAAGCAAGTCAAGAAGGTTAAGCATGGCGGTTCAGCGGACCACCAGCATGCTGCGTCTGCTGGAGCATCTGAAACGAAGAGGAGCAAAACTCCGGCTCCTAGTGTCAATCTGATTCAGATTTTGAATGAGCTGGATGACCATTTCCTGAAGGCATCGGAGAGCGCTCACGAGGTTTCGAAGATGCTCGAGGCCACTCGGATGCATTATCACTCGAATTTTGCCGACAACAGAG GACACATTGATCATTCAGCAATACTCATGCGAGTTATTACATGGAATCGTTCAATAAAAGGCCTGTCTCAAGATGTTGTTAaggatgattttgataatgatgaatGGGAAACTCATGCAGCCATTCTGGATAAGATGCTTGCATGGGAGAAAAAGCTTTATGATGAAGTTAAG GCTGGTGAACTTATGAAAATTGATTATCAAAAAAAGCTAGCTTTGCTGAATAAGCAAAAGAAACATGGGGCAAATTCGATGGCATTGGAAAAAATCAAATCAGTTGTAAGCCATCTGCATACGAGATACATAGTTGATATGCAGTCCATGGATTCAACAGTTTCAGAAATTAACCGTCTTCGTGATGATCAACTATATCCAAGGCTAAAAGAACTTGTTAATGG GATGGCTAAGATGTGGGAGACCATGCGCTTCCATCATGGCAGCCAGCTTAAGATAATAAAGGAAATCAGAGGTCTTGACATTCCACTTGCTCCCAGGGAGACAAGTAAACAACATCATAATCGAACTGTTCAGCTTTGGAAAATGGTTGGAGAGTGGGATTCACAGTTCGACAAACTCATGAGTAATCAGAAAGACTATATCAAAGCCCTAAACAGGTGGTTGAATTTGAACGTTGTTCCAATTGAGCGCAGCAGCAGAAAGGACGCATCATCTCCACCGGAGCAAGCCGATCCTCTGATCAAGACCCTGCTGCATGCATGGCATGACCAGTTAGAGAATCTTCCAGttgatcgggccaagagcagcctAAGTACCTTCTCAGGAGCAGTGCAGGCCATCATGCTGTGTCAAGTCGAAGAGCTAAACTTGAAGTTGAAGTGGGACGATGCCCACAGGGATTGTGAGCGGAAGAAACATGAGTTTGACGTGTGGCATCACAAGTACACGGAGAGGATCACAGCAACATCCTCTGATGAGGTTAATCCCGAGACAGTCGAAGGAGCAACACAACAGGATCTAGTGTCGGAGAAGAAGGCAGTTGTGGACAATGCAGAGAGTAAGCTGAGGGCGTCGGAAGAATCATATAGGAAGCAATGCAAGATCGTGAGGGACAAGTCACTAACCAGCCTCAAAACACACCTACCGGAGCTCTTCCGGGCCATGTTAGATTTTGCCAGCTCGTGTGCAGAGATGTACAAGAGACTGAGTTCCATCAGAGAATCACAAAGCCTGGTGAACGATTAG
- the LOC135628801 gene encoding pentatricopeptide repeat-containing protein At4g02820, mitochondrial-like isoform X2: MLSSVGDLASFKIVSHIHLSVTWKPICEWMTTQSHIKLLPGDYAVHLDLVAKVCGLASAQKFFEDLPVRMKGPSTCTALLHTYVQCKLTDKAESLMEEMSAQGLLRCSLPYNHMLTLYISNGELNKIPDLLRDLKRNASPDEITYNLWLSVFAKKNDVIGAEKVLHQMGKDNVTADWVTYSILANMYIKAACHDKAKEALVEMEKRVFKKDRVAYCSLISLHAGLLDKDNVYRMWNKLKATFRKMSDMEFKCMLSSLTKLGDIEEAESIYKEWESVSGTQDSRLPNILLAFYVKNDMMEKAEKFLMHIVETGVKPSYTTWELLASGNLHKNRMDKVLDCLKKALSTLEKWDPNVGLVKAVFTELEAMGNVEDAENFLVILRDAGYVTTEIYNSLLRTYVKAGKMPLIVAERMKKDNVKMDEETLHLLTVTRKFCISEVSPLIS, from the exons ATGCTATCATCAGTTGGAGATTTAGCTTCTTTTAAGATCGTCAGTCATATTCACTTGTCTGTGACCTGGAAACCT ATATGTGAATGGATGACCACTCAATCACACATCAAGCTGCTTCCTGGAGATTATGCTGTCCACTTAGACTTAGTTGCAAAGGTTTGTGGTCTGGCTAGCGCACAGAAGTTCTTTGAAGACCTACCAGTTAGGATGAAGGGCCCATCTACCTGCACTGCCCTTCTTCATACTTATGTGCAGTGCAAGTTGACTGATAAGGCTGAGTCTCTGATGGAAGAAATGTCAGCTCAAGGTTTGCTCAGATGCTCTCTTCCATATAACCATATGCTGACACTGTACATATCAAACGGGGAGCTGAATAAGATTCCAGATTTGTTGAGAGACCTGAAAAGGAATGCATCGCCTGATGAAATCACCTATAACCTATGGTTAAGTGTTTTTGCCAAGAAAAATGATGTGATTGGAGCAGAAAAGGTTCTCCATCAGATGGGGAAGGATAATGTGACTGCTGATTGGGTCACTTACAGCATATTAGCCAACATGTACATCAAAGCAGCATGTCATGATAAAGCAAAAGAAGCCTTGGTCGAGATGGAGAAAAGGGTCTTCAAAAAAGACCGAGTTGCATATTGCTCTCTCATCAGTCTTCATGCAGGCCTATTGGACAAAGACAATGTTTACAGAATGTGGAATAAACTGAAAGCCACATTCAGGAAGATGAGCGACATGGAATTTAAGTGCATGCTCTCATCTTTAACAAAATTGGGTGATATTGAAGAAGCTGAGAGCATCTACAAAGAGTGGGAGTCAGTATCCGGTACACAAGATTCGAGGCTTCCAAACATCCTCCTTGCTTTCTATGTCAAGAATGATATGATGGAGAAGGCAGAGAAGTTTCTTATGCATATAGTTGAAACAGGAGTAAAGCCTAGCTACACTACATGGGAGCTGTTAGCCTCGGGTAACTTGCACAAGAACAGGATGGACAAAGTGTTGGATTGCTTGAAGAAAGCTTTATCAACCTTGGAGAAATGGGACCCCAATGTTGGACTAGTTAAAGCAGTGTTTACCGAGCTTGAAGCAATGGGTAATGTGGAAGACGCGGAGAATTTCTTGGTAATTCTTCGTGACGCAGGGTACGTGACAACCGAGATCTACAATTCGTTGCTTAGAACGTATGTGAAAGCTGGTAAGATGCCTTTGATAGTTGCAGAACGCATGAAGAAAGATAATGTCAAAATGGACGAGGAGACTCTTCATTTGCTGACGGTTACGCGCAAATTTTGCATAAGTGAAGTTTCACCATTGATTTCTTGA
- the LOC103983516 gene encoding probable magnesium transporter NIPA6, translating to MGSSTDNLKGFVLALLSSGFIGASFIIKKKGLRRAAAASGVRAGVGGYSYLLEPLWWTGMITMIVGEVANFVAYAFAPAVLVTPLGALSIIVSAVLAHFILQEKLHALGILGCVMCIAGSVVIVIHAPQERAITSVQEIWNMATQTAFLLYVASVIVIVFVLVFHFAPLYGNSNVLIFTGICSLMGSLSVMSVKALGTSLKLTFEGTNQLIYPQTWYFMLVVVTCVITQMNYLNKALDTFNTAIVSPIYYVMFTTLTIVASVIMFKDWDGQGLGSIISEICGFVVVLSGTILLHVTKDFDRNASRSLYAPLSPTLTTRLCSGNGEMLKHVVEDAAYPEDACLRRQGLY from the exons ATGGGATCCTCCACGGACAATCTGAAGGGATTCGTGCTGGCTCTGCTATCCAGCGGATTCATCGGAGCCAGTTTCATCATCAAGAAGAAGGGCCTCAGAAGGGCGGCTGCTGCTTCTGGAGTCCGAGCAG GGGTTGGTGGATACTCCTACCTCTTGGAGCCCCTCTGGTGGACTGGTATGATCACAA TGATTGTTGGAGAGGTGGCCAATTTTGTAGCTTATGCATTCGCCCCTGCAGTCCTTGTCACTCCATTGGGTGCTCTAAGCATAATTGTTAG TGCTGTTCTAGCTCACTTTATTTTACAAGAGAAATTGCATGCTCTTGGGATTTTGGGCTGTGTTATGTGCATTGCTGGTTCAGTTGTAATTGTCATTCATGCACCACAAGAGAGAGCAATTACCTCGGTCCAAGAGATATGGAATATGGCAACTCAAACTG catTCTTACTGTACGTGGCTTCAGTTATTGTCATAGTCTTCGTTCTTGTTTTCCATTTTGCTCCACTATATGGAAACTCAAATGTCTTGATCTTCACTGGCATTTGCTCTTTGATGGGCTCCCTCTCG GTAATGAGTGTTAAAGCACTAGGGACATCTTTGAAGTTGACTTTTGAGGGCACGAATCAGTTAATTTATCCACAGACATGGTATTTTATGCTGGTAGTGGTCACATGTGTGATAACGCAAATGAATTATCTTAACAAG gCTCTTGATACCTTCAATACAGCCATTGTGTCTCCAATATACTATGTGATGTTTACTACACTTACAATTGTAGCAAGTGTTATAATGTTCAAG GATTGGGATGGACAAGGtcttggaagcatcatatctgagATTTGTGGCTTCGTTGTTGTTCTCTCTGGGACTATTTTATTGCACGTGACAAAAGATTTTGATAGGAATGCCTCGAGAA GTCTATATGCTCCATTATCCCCAACCTTAACCACTCGACTTTGTTCTGGAAATGGGGAAATGCTGAAGCATGTTGTGGAGGATGCGGCATATCCAGAAGATGCATGCTTAAGAAGGCAGGGGCTCTACTAG
- the LOC103983507 gene encoding protein LNK2 isoform X1 yields the protein MFDWDDQHQVGESIWAEFPENEDDIVPFPKGAEESTLSILGNYGRKQRNEEASIGLRSNEQSSGSKNNFLESNQDNNSTFITNEELSAAQLDADSWPDLPSLSTALDREYNDPRNRGSLGTHLMLDISEATNLDKMRVQLDGPSEMFGNDKDEKDNESYLDCDWAHIGDIEDLDKIFSGNDSIFGHEMVSNAAEFLSASSDVVNSTIQSIPLPDMPLSKDQHFGLDPSSLHLDELSSGKEIPEDKTADSTLRTGSKYCEAQNLFSDKHLQSNSQKRPLMSDKKAEEKEKTKHLKNISATWSCNTNESPQLPSSTMSTCSETPTNTFQTTVQRQVRAPANNGQLDSPNLFMFCGDGYAAYPFQHVYMKRNQEKPLSFGHKPLMYFPKSSNALDSPSDMASRQPKMTPQEKIEKLRRRQQIQAMLAIQQQQQQFAHPNTAIDSLVPQVCSSRKQTQESMTTSSAVDGSANKLTSPEQNILFDQEESWRVSTINEDHSLEEMIYYQLQDALGQLDIRIRLCIRDSLFRLARSAMERQSASDTSSSNKNSRDEEELPADDETKRLCRSSVLSEAETHTNPIDRTVAHLLFKPSELFTRPVKEELPQSPVAYDPVPNASIHAQEDYPGNTGEMEMQPSA from the exons ATGTTTGATTGGGACGACCAGCATCAG GTAGGGGAGTCAATATGGGCTGAATTTCCTGAGAATGAGGATGATATTGTCCCTTTTCCTAAGGGTGCTGAAGAGAGTACATTATCTATTTTGGGGAATTATGGCAGGAAACAGAGAAATGAAGAAGCAAGCATTGGCTTAAGGTCCAATGAACAGAGTTCAGgatctaaaaataattttctggAGAGTAATCAGGACAATAATTCTACTTTTATTACAAATGAAGAACTTTCTGCTGCACAACTTGATGCAGATTCATGGCCTGATTTGCCTTCTTTAAGCACTGCACTTGATAGAGAATACAATGATCCTCGTAATAGAGGGTCTTTGGGAACACATCTGATGCTTGATATCAGTGAAGCAACAAACCTTGACAAAATGAGAG TGCAGCTAGATGGTCCATCTGAAATGTTTGGTAATGACAAAGATGAGAAAGATAATGAGAGTTACCTTGATTGTGACTGGGCTCATATTGGAGATATTGAAGATCTTGACAAAATATTCAG TGGAAATGACTCCATATTTGGACATGAAATGGTTAGCAATGCAGCAGAGTTTCTGTCAGCATCTTCTGATGTGGTTAATAGCACTATACAGTCAATTCCTCTGCCC GATATGCCATTAAGCAAGGACCAACATTTTGGCCTGGATCCTTCCTCTTTGCATCTTGATGAACTTTCTTCTGGGAAAGAAATTCCAGAAGATAAG ACAGCAGATAGTACTCTCAGAACTGGAAGCAAATACTGTGAAGCACAAAATCTGTTTTCAGATAAG CATTTGCAGTCTAATAGCCAAAAGAGACCTCTGATGTCAGATAAAAAAgctgaagaaaaagagaagactAAACACTTAAAAAACATTAGTGCCACATGGTCCTGCAACACAAACGAAAGCCCGCAACTTCCAAGCTCTACCATGAGTACCTGCTCTGAAACTCCAACAAACACTTTTCAGACAACAGTACAAAGGCAAGTCAGAGCTCCTGCTAACAATGGACAGCTAGACTCCCCAAATCTGTTTATGTTTTGTGGCGATGGATATGCAGCATATCCTTTCCAACATGTTTATATGAAAAGGAACCAAGAAAAACCACTTTCTTTTGGTCATAAGCCTTTAATGTATTTCCCAAAGAGTTCAAACGCATTAGATAGCCCATCTGATATGGCTTCAAGACAACCGAAAATGACGCCCCAAGAAAAGATAGAAAAGCTGAGAAGGCGTCAGCAAATACAGGCAATGCTTGCCATtcagcagcaacagcaacaatTTGCTCATCCAAATACCGCTATTGATTCATTGGTTCCCCAAGTGTGCTCATCTAGGAAACAGACTCAGGAATCTATGACTACCTCATCTGCAGTCGATGGTAGTGCAAATAAGCTTACGTCACCAGAACAGAACATACTATTTGATCAAGAAGAGTCCTGGAGGGTCTCCACCATAAATGAGGATCACTCTCTAGAAGAAATGATATATTATCAGCTTCAAGATGCTCTCGGGCAG TTGGACATTAGAATCCGGCTTTGTATTCGAGATAGTTTGTTTCGTCTAGCACGAAGTGCTATGGAAAGACAAAGTGCTAGTGACACAAGTAGTTCGAACAAAAATAGTAGGGATGAAGAAGAGCTTCCTGCAGATGATGAGACAAAGAGGCTATGTAG AAGTTCAGTGTTGTCGGAGGCAGAAACACATACAAATCCCATTGACCGGACTGTGGCTCACCTGCTTTTTAAGCCTTCAGAACTATTCACAAGACCTGTCAAAGAGGAACTACCACAGTCACCTGTTGCATATGACCCTG TTCCAAACGCATCTATACACGCTCAAGAAGATTATCCTGGGAACACTGGAGAAATGGAAATGCAACCTTCAGCCTAA
- the LOC135628801 gene encoding pentatricopeptide repeat-containing protein At4g02820, mitochondrial-like isoform X1, whose product MLSARRLRLLLGSAYAPARSTSSLPDALVPRAAAGAGTTPGRRGGSGGCRDTLGRRLLSLIYPKRSAVVVLRKWAEEDKPIQKYQLNRVVRELRKYKRYKHALEICEWMTTQSHIKLLPGDYAVHLDLVAKVCGLASAQKFFEDLPVRMKGPSTCTALLHTYVQCKLTDKAESLMEEMSAQGLLRCSLPYNHMLTLYISNGELNKIPDLLRDLKRNASPDEITYNLWLSVFAKKNDVIGAEKVLHQMGKDNVTADWVTYSILANMYIKAACHDKAKEALVEMEKRVFKKDRVAYCSLISLHAGLLDKDNVYRMWNKLKATFRKMSDMEFKCMLSSLTKLGDIEEAESIYKEWESVSGTQDSRLPNILLAFYVKNDMMEKAEKFLMHIVETGVKPSYTTWELLASGNLHKNRMDKVLDCLKKALSTLEKWDPNVGLVKAVFTELEAMGNVEDAENFLVILRDAGYVTTEIYNSLLRTYVKAGKMPLIVAERMKKDNVKMDEETLHLLTVTRKFCISEVSPLIS is encoded by the exons ATGCTGTCGGCCCGACGCTTGCGTCTCCTTCTGGGCTCCGCTTACGCGCCGGCGCGGTCCACCTCTTCGCTGCCCGACGCCCTCGTCCCCCGAGCGGCAGCCGGCGCGGGGACGACGCCGGGAAGGAGAGGCGGCAGCGGCGGCTGCCGGGACACTCTCGGAAGGCGGCTCCTCAGCCTTATCTACCCGAAGCGCAGCGCCGTGGTGGTCCTCCGCAAGTGGGCGGAGGAGGACAAGCCCATCCAGAAGTACCAACTCAACCGCGTCGTCCGAGAGCTACGCAAGTACAAGCGCTACAAGCACGCCCTCGAG ATATGTGAATGGATGACCACTCAATCACACATCAAGCTGCTTCCTGGAGATTATGCTGTCCACTTAGACTTAGTTGCAAAGGTTTGTGGTCTGGCTAGCGCACAGAAGTTCTTTGAAGACCTACCAGTTAGGATGAAGGGCCCATCTACCTGCACTGCCCTTCTTCATACTTATGTGCAGTGCAAGTTGACTGATAAGGCTGAGTCTCTGATGGAAGAAATGTCAGCTCAAGGTTTGCTCAGATGCTCTCTTCCATATAACCATATGCTGACACTGTACATATCAAACGGGGAGCTGAATAAGATTCCAGATTTGTTGAGAGACCTGAAAAGGAATGCATCGCCTGATGAAATCACCTATAACCTATGGTTAAGTGTTTTTGCCAAGAAAAATGATGTGATTGGAGCAGAAAAGGTTCTCCATCAGATGGGGAAGGATAATGTGACTGCTGATTGGGTCACTTACAGCATATTAGCCAACATGTACATCAAAGCAGCATGTCATGATAAAGCAAAAGAAGCCTTGGTCGAGATGGAGAAAAGGGTCTTCAAAAAAGACCGAGTTGCATATTGCTCTCTCATCAGTCTTCATGCAGGCCTATTGGACAAAGACAATGTTTACAGAATGTGGAATAAACTGAAAGCCACATTCAGGAAGATGAGCGACATGGAATTTAAGTGCATGCTCTCATCTTTAACAAAATTGGGTGATATTGAAGAAGCTGAGAGCATCTACAAAGAGTGGGAGTCAGTATCCGGTACACAAGATTCGAGGCTTCCAAACATCCTCCTTGCTTTCTATGTCAAGAATGATATGATGGAGAAGGCAGAGAAGTTTCTTATGCATATAGTTGAAACAGGAGTAAAGCCTAGCTACACTACATGGGAGCTGTTAGCCTCGGGTAACTTGCACAAGAACAGGATGGACAAAGTGTTGGATTGCTTGAAGAAAGCTTTATCAACCTTGGAGAAATGGGACCCCAATGTTGGACTAGTTAAAGCAGTGTTTACCGAGCTTGAAGCAATGGGTAATGTGGAAGACGCGGAGAATTTCTTGGTAATTCTTCGTGACGCAGGGTACGTGACAACCGAGATCTACAATTCGTTGCTTAGAACGTATGTGAAAGCTGGTAAGATGCCTTTGATAGTTGCAGAACGCATGAAGAAAGATAATGTCAAAATGGACGAGGAGACTCTTCATTTGCTGACGGTTACGCGCAAATTTTGCATAAGTGAAGTTTCACCATTGATTTCTTGA
- the LOC103983532 gene encoding wound-induced basic protein — MIYDVNSPLFRSFLSQKGGSSGDKRKSEEQKPKEHKPKANENKPVMTE; from the exons ATGATCTACGACGTCAATTCACCTCTTTTCCGTTCCTTCCTCAGCCAGAAGGGCGGAAGCTCCGGCGACAAGCG GAAATCTGAAGAGCAGAAACCAAAGGAGCACAAACCTAAGGCAAATGAGAACAAGCCCGTGATGACAGAATGA